The Deltaproteobacteria bacterium genome includes a window with the following:
- a CDS encoding GTP cyclohydrolase I FolE2, producing MIDVQSQKDDRQIPIDKVGVKNIRYPITVRDKENGFQQTVANINMYVNLPHDHKGTHMSRFIEVLSEYRRQVTLENLNAILEELKNRLNAESAHLEVTFPYFITKKAPVTQAEGLMEYICTFNASANQKQGRDLVIELKIPIATVCPCSKEISSYGAHNQRGEVRVSLRFKKFIWIEDIIRLVEESASSEVFSVLKRDDEKFITEKSYENPMFVEDVVREIARKLQADPNITWFSVDTENFESIHNHSADAYIERQK from the coding sequence ATGATCGACGTCCAAAGCCAAAAAGACGACCGCCAGATCCCCATCGACAAGGTGGGGGTCAAAAACATCCGTTACCCGATCACGGTCCGGGACAAGGAGAACGGTTTTCAGCAGACCGTGGCTAACATCAATATGTATGTCAATCTGCCTCATGATCATAAAGGGACTCACATGAGCCGCTTTATCGAGGTCTTGAGTGAATACCGCCGCCAGGTCACCCTGGAAAACTTGAATGCCATCCTTGAGGAACTCAAGAACCGTTTGAACGCCGAATCAGCCCATTTAGAGGTCACTTTCCCCTATTTTATCACCAAGAAGGCCCCGGTCACCCAGGCCGAAGGATTGATGGAATATATATGCACTTTTAATGCATCGGCCAATCAAAAACAGGGCCGGGATCTGGTGATCGAACTGAAGATCCCCATTGCCACGGTCTGTCCCTGTTCCAAGGAAATCAGTTCCTATGGGGCTCATAATCAACGGGGAGAAGTCCGGGTCAGCCTCCGTTTCAAAAAATTTATCTGGATCGAAGATATTATCCGCCTGGTGGAAGAATCCGCTTCCTCCGAGGTCTTTTCGGTTTTAAAAAGGGACGACGAAAAGTTTATAACCGAAAAGAGCTATGAAAACCCCATGTTCGTTGAGGATGTGGTCCGCGAAATCGCCCGGAAACTGCAGGCCGATCCCAATATAACCTGGTTTTCCGTGGACACGGAGAATTTTGAATCCATCCACAACCATAGCGCTGACGCCTATATTGAGAGGCAAAAATGA
- the gltA gene encoding NADPH-dependent glutamate synthase — MPEQEPKVRARNFDEVPLGYSPETAQLEAGRCLQCKKPSCVEGCPVQIDIPGFIRHIKEGDFSGAIMKLWEKTSLPAVCGRVCPQESQCEALCILGKKDEPVAVGRLERFASDWQRTKGEFKLPEKAAPTGKKVAVVGSGPSGLTVAGDLVLKGHQVTIFEAFHKTGGVLIYGIPEFRLPKAIVQAEVDILEKLGAEVVCNAVIGRTLTVDELFADGFDAVYVGVGAGLPVFMNVPGENLIGIYSANEYLTRSNLMKAYRFPEYDTPIVFGKNVVVLGAGNVAMDSARTALRLGAESVKIVYRRSRDEMPARGEEIHHAEEEGVEMHLLTNPTRFLGDDQGRVVAMECIKMELGEPDASGRRRPIPIQGSEFTMETDLVVISIGAGPNPLITSTTKGLQTNKRGYIMADPKTGKTYKKGVWAGGDIVTGSATVILAMGAGRIAANSMHEYLTVGW; from the coding sequence ATGCCCGAACAGGAACCCAAGGTCCGGGCCAGGAATTTTGACGAAGTCCCCCTGGGCTATAGTCCGGAGACGGCCCAATTAGAGGCCGGCCGGTGTCTGCAGTGCAAGAAACCTTCTTGTGTAGAAGGCTGTCCGGTCCAGATCGATATTCCGGGTTTTATAAGACATATCAAAGAGGGAGATTTTTCCGGGGCTATCATGAAGCTCTGGGAAAAGACCAGTCTGCCGGCCGTCTGCGGCCGGGTTTGCCCTCAGGAGAGCCAGTGCGAGGCCTTGTGCATTTTGGGCAAGAAGGATGAACCGGTGGCCGTCGGCCGGCTGGAACGCTTTGCTTCTGATTGGCAACGGACTAAGGGGGAATTCAAGCTCCCGGAAAAGGCCGCCCCCACCGGCAAAAAAGTGGCCGTGGTCGGTTCCGGTCCCTCCGGTCTGACCGTGGCCGGGGACCTGGTCCTTAAAGGACACCAGGTTACGATTTTTGAGGCCTTCCATAAAACCGGCGGGGTATTGATCTACGGTATCCCGGAATTCCGTCTCCCCAAGGCCATTGTTCAGGCCGAGGTGGATATCCTGGAAAAACTTGGGGCCGAGGTGGTCTGCAATGCTGTTATCGGCCGGACCTTGACGGTAGACGAACTCTTTGCCGACGGTTTTGATGCAGTCTATGTCGGGGTCGGGGCCGGGCTGCCGGTATTCATGAATGTCCCGGGAGAGAATCTGATCGGCATCTATTCGGCCAACGAATATCTGACCCGTTCCAATCTGATGAAGGCCTACCGCTTTCCGGAATACGATACCCCCATAGTCTTCGGTAAAAACGTGGTGGTCCTGGGGGCCGGGAATGTGGCCATGGATTCGGCCCGGACGGCCTTACGATTGGGGGCCGAGAGTGTCAAGATCGTTTACCGCCGTTCCCGGGATGAAATGCCGGCCAGGGGAGAGGAGATCCACCATGCCGAGGAAGAAGGGGTGGAAATGCATCTGTTAACCAATCCCACCCGCTTTCTGGGAGACGATCAGGGCCGGGTGGTAGCCATGGAATGTATAAAAATGGAACTGGGGGAGCCCGATGCCTCAGGACGCCGGAGGCCCATTCCCATTCAGGGCTCGGAATTCACCATGGAGACCGATTTAGTGGTCATTTCCATCGGCGCCGGGCCTAATCCTTTGATCACCTCAACCACCAAAGGACTACAAACCAATAAGAGAGGTTATATTATGGCCGATCCCAAGACCGGGAAGACCTATAAAAAAGGCGTCTGGGCCGGGGGAGATATCGTTACCGGATCAGCCACGGTTATTCTGGCCATGGGGGCCGGCCGAATCGCCGCCAATTCCATGCATGAGTATTTGACGGTAGGATGGTGA
- a CDS encoding sulfide/dihydroorotate dehydrogenase-like FAD/NAD-binding protein — protein sequence MFEILKKEELAQGTVVSNVIQAPMIARKAKPGQFVIIRVNETGERIPLTMADTDPQAGTITLIYQVVGKSTALMKSLKEGEAYQDICGPLGQPTHIEKWGTVICVGGGTGVAVLHPITKGMKEAGNQVVAIIGARTKDLLILEDRMAQASNELRVCTDDGSYGHHGFVTEVLKEYLDKKDPIALIVAIGPVPMMKFTCKLTQGYGVKTMVSLNPIMVDGTGMCGCCRVTVDGITRFACVDGPEFDGHLVNFEELIQRQRAYLEQEKQSLERFQKSGCQCNK from the coding sequence GTGTTTGAGATCTTAAAAAAAGAAGAATTGGCCCAGGGGACGGTCGTCAGCAATGTCATCCAGGCCCCAATGATTGCCCGAAAGGCCAAACCAGGCCAATTTGTCATTATCCGGGTCAACGAGACCGGCGAACGGATTCCTTTGACGATGGCCGATACGGATCCTCAAGCCGGGACCATTACCCTGATCTATCAGGTGGTCGGAAAATCGACGGCTTTGATGAAATCCCTAAAAGAAGGCGAGGCCTACCAGGACATCTGCGGGCCTTTAGGGCAGCCAACACACATTGAAAAATGGGGGACCGTCATCTGTGTGGGGGGAGGAACAGGGGTAGCGGTCCTGCATCCCATTACCAAGGGGATGAAAGAGGCCGGGAATCAGGTAGTGGCCATTATCGGGGCCAGGACCAAAGACTTGCTGATTCTCGAAGACCGGATGGCCCAGGCCTCGAACGAACTGCGGGTCTGTACCGATGATGGGTCCTATGGCCATCATGGATTTGTTACCGAGGTTTTAAAAGAATACCTGGATAAGAAGGACCCTATCGCCTTGATCGTAGCCATCGGACCGGTTCCGATGATGAAATTTACCTGTAAACTGACTCAGGGATATGGGGTAAAAACTATGGTCAGCCTGAATCCCATCATGGTGGATGGGACGGGGATGTGTGGCTGCTGCCGGGTAACCGTGGATGGGATCACCCGCTTTGCCTGTGTCGACGGTCCTGAATTTGACGGCCATTTGGTCAATTTTGAAGAATTGATACAAAGGCAGCGGGCCTACCTGGAACAGGAAAAACAGTCCCTGGAGCGGTTTCAGAAATCCGGCTGCCAGTGTAACAAGTAA
- a CDS encoding formate--tetrahydrofolate ligase, producing the protein MAYNAVKMKDWQISEAAEKNMPTADQWREKLGLQKDEVIPFGRLARLDFMKITNRLKDKPDGKYIEVTAITPTPLGEGKSTTSCGLMEGLGKRGVSVGGALRQPSGGPTMNIKGTAAGGGNALLIPMTEFSMGLTGDINNIMNAHNLAMVAMTARMQHERNYNDEQLKRLTKMRRLDIDPTRVEMGWIMDFCAQAMRNIIIGIGGRMDGYMMQSKFGIAVSSEVMAILSIVNDLADMRKRLDEITVAFDKKGKPVTTGDLQVGGAMAAFMVQSINPTLLCTAEYQPCMVHAGPFANIAVGQSSIIADRVGLKLFDYHVTESGFAADIGFEKFWNVKSRYSGLKPHVSVLTTTIRALKMHGGGPKVVAGLALPEEYTKENVGLVEKGVANMVHCIEIIRKSGMNPVVCINAFHTDTKDEIATVRRAAEKAGARCALSTHWADGGDGALELADAVIDACKDKSKFKFLYPLEMKLRDRVAKIAKEVYGADGVSWTAEAEAKAKMLEGDPKYDDYATMMVKTHLSLTHDPARKGVPKGWKLPVRDVLIYSGAKFLCPVAGAITLMPGTSSDPAFRRIDVDVKTGKTKGLF; encoded by the coding sequence ATGGCGTACAATGCAGTGAAAATGAAGGACTGGCAGATTTCCGAAGCTGCCGAAAAAAACATGCCCACGGCTGATCAGTGGCGCGAAAAATTAGGGCTTCAGAAGGACGAAGTGATCCCTTTTGGCCGCCTGGCCAGGCTGGATTTCATGAAAATCACGAACCGTCTCAAGGACAAACCGGACGGGAAATACATCGAAGTGACCGCGATCACCCCGACCCCCTTAGGGGAAGGGAAAAGTACCACCTCCTGCGGTCTTATGGAGGGTTTGGGGAAAAGAGGGGTCAGTGTGGGCGGTGCCCTGCGTCAACCCTCGGGCGGCCCGACCATGAATATCAAAGGAACAGCAGCCGGCGGCGGGAATGCCCTTTTGATCCCCATGACCGAATTTTCCATGGGTCTAACCGGCGATATCAATAACATCATGAATGCCCATAACCTGGCCATGGTAGCTATGACGGCCCGGATGCAGCATGAGCGCAACTACAATGATGAACAGTTGAAACGGCTGACCAAGATGCGGCGCCTGGATATCGACCCCACCCGGGTGGAGATGGGCTGGATCATGGATTTCTGCGCCCAGGCTATGCGGAATATCATCATCGGCATCGGCGGCCGGATGGACGGCTACATGATGCAATCCAAATTCGGCATTGCCGTATCCTCCGAGGTCATGGCTATTTTGTCCATCGTTAATGATCTGGCCGATATGCGCAAACGCCTGGATGAGATTACCGTAGCCTTTGATAAGAAAGGGAAACCCGTTACCACCGGCGACCTGCAGGTTGGCGGAGCCATGGCCGCCTTCATGGTCCAATCCATCAATCCCACTCTGCTTTGTACGGCTGAATATCAACCCTGTATGGTCCATGCCGGCCCTTTTGCCAACATCGCCGTGGGCCAGTCCTCAATCATCGCCGACCGGGTCGGGCTGAAGCTCTTTGATTATCATGTCACCGAGAGTGGATTTGCGGCTGATATCGGTTTTGAAAAATTCTGGAACGTAAAATCGCGTTACAGCGGGCTCAAACCCCATGTTTCGGTTTTGACCACCACCATCCGGGCCTTGAAGATGCACGGCGGCGGACCCAAAGTCGTAGCCGGATTGGCCCTGCCGGAAGAATACACCAAGGAAAACGTCGGCCTGGTGGAAAAGGGTGTGGCCAACATGGTTCATTGTATCGAAATCATCCGCAAATCAGGGATGAACCCGGTGGTCTGTATCAATGCCTTCCATACCGACACCAAGGATGAAATCGCCACGGTCCGAAGAGCAGCCGAAAAGGCCGGAGCCCGTTGCGCCCTTTCTACCCATTGGGCCGATGGCGGCGACGGGGCACTGGAATTGGCCGATGCGGTCATTGATGCCTGTAAGGATAAATCAAAATTCAAGTTCCTCTATCCATTAGAAATGAAACTGCGGGACCGGGTAGCCAAGATTGCCAAGGAAGTCTACGGGGCCGATGGAGTCTCCTGGACGGCCGAGGCCGAAGCCAAAGCCAAGATGCTGGAAGGCGATCCCAAATATGATGATTATGCCACCATGATGGTCAAGACCCATCTGAGCCTGACCCACGATCCGGCCAGAAAAGGGGTGCCTAAGGGCTGGAAGCTTCCGGTCCGGGATGTCTTGATCTATTCGGGGGCGAAATTCCTCTGCCCGGTGGCCGGGGCCATTACCCTCATGCCCGGAACGTCCTCAGATCCGGCCTTCCGCCGAATCGATGTGGATGTCAAGACCGGAAAGACCAAGGGATTATTTTAG
- a CDS encoding FAD-dependent oxidoreductase, which yields MAEVETKKVGAVMVVGGGIAGIQASLDLAESGYYVYLVEKNSAIGGVMAQLDKTFPTNDCSMCIISPKLVECGRHLNIELLTLSEIEGISGEPGNFQVKVRQNPRFVDPSKCTACGECTKVCPIDLPNRFDQEMRNRKAAYKLYPQAMPSAFAIEKRGTAPCKATCPAHISIQGFIALIAQGRDKDALKLIKQEMPFPAVCGRVCHHPCEAQCTRGQVDEPLAIEYLKRFVADLDLNAADRYVPSIAEPRDEKVAVIGGGPSGLTTAYYLAQKGYPVTLFEKLPVLGGMMAVGIPAYRLPRETLQAEIQVIKDLGVEMQTGMAFGRDFTLDALKNQGFQAVYLALGLHKSRGLGVPGEDLPQVLEGVNFLRSAALGEDIKVGKRTLVIGGGNVAIDVALTALRQGAEEVRLVCLEQRQEMPAWDYEVEEALSEGVIIENGWGPLQFTEKGGILSAVSFKKCVAVFDDQKRFNPSYDEKTTSSWEVDTAIVAIGQQADLEGVSDQGLKFTPRGAIEVDPLTLETSLPGVFAGGDFFYGPKSVVEAVACGKEAAESIHRFINQLDLKVDREKDWSFVKPETEGEVLKPRQAMPTKDLSERRGTYQEIALGFTEERARREAERCLKCGICSECYQCVDACLAKAIDHEMKPIERTVEVGSVVMAPGFQPFDPSLYEPYGYAHFPNVVTSMEFERILSASGPFEGHLVRPSDHKEPQKIAWLQCVGSRDINHCDHGYCSAVCCMYAIKEAVIAKEHSPHPLDTAIFFMDMRTHGKEFEKYYNRAQEERGVRFIRSRIHSIDPIPENNNLLLQYVTETGEVLNEEFDMVVLSVGLETSPEAIALAEKLGVPLDHNRFAKVSSFAPVTTETPGIYACGAFDGPKDIPQAVMEASAAACAATESLAEARGQLVRHQELPPEIDVLGQDVRVGVFVCNCGINIGGVADVPAVREYAKSLPHVVHVEDNLFTCSQDTQEKMKTVIQEKGINRVVVASCSPRTHEPLFQQTIREAGLNQYLFDMANIRDQDTWVHQGNPEAATAKAKDLVRMAVARVSLLEPLHKISFGLTKSILVIGGGVAGLTAAFNLAQQGYPVHLVERSDTLGGTALKLRHTWRGEDIQGYVKTLVASVKDHPRIEVHYNTEVARSSGFIGNYTTILSQGGQTQEILHGAVILATGGQEWKPDVYAYGQDSRIMTALELDQAIMAREEKISKAQSAVFIQCVGSREPERPYCSRLCCTHSVESALTLKKINPEMDIVILYRDMRTFGVREDLYREARNQGILFIRFDLESKPEVRVEDGQMTVTVMDHVLGRLLTLTPDLVTLASAVIPNPVKELTEIFKVSLNNEGFLLEAHMKLRPVDFATDGIYLCGLAHYPKPIDESIAQAQAAAGRALTLMAKETIKVGGVVAVVQEDLCAVCLTCVRACPFRVPVIGDRGAAEIDVTKCQGCGVCVSECPGKAINLQHFTDKQVLAKVQALIAA from the coding sequence ATGGCAGAAGTAGAAACCAAAAAAGTGGGAGCGGTCATGGTGGTCGGAGGGGGCATCGCCGGTATACAGGCCTCCCTGGACCTGGCCGAATCCGGATATTATGTCTATCTGGTAGAGAAAAATTCAGCCATCGGCGGGGTGATGGCCCAACTGGACAAGACCTTTCCGACCAATGACTGTTCCATGTGTATCATCTCCCCTAAGCTGGTAGAATGCGGCCGGCACTTGAATATCGAACTTTTGACCCTCAGTGAAATCGAGGGGATTTCCGGAGAACCGGGCAATTTCCAGGTCAAGGTCCGGCAGAATCCCCGCTTTGTGGATCCCTCCAAATGTACGGCCTGCGGCGAATGCACCAAGGTCTGCCCCATCGATCTGCCGAACCGCTTTGATCAGGAGATGCGAAACCGTAAGGCCGCCTACAAGCTCTATCCCCAGGCCATGCCCAGTGCCTTTGCCATTGAAAAAAGGGGAACCGCTCCTTGTAAGGCCACTTGTCCGGCCCATATCAGCATTCAGGGTTTTATCGCCCTGATCGCCCAGGGCCGGGACAAGGACGCCTTGAAATTAATCAAGCAGGAAATGCCCTTCCCGGCGGTCTGCGGGCGGGTCTGCCACCATCCCTGTGAGGCCCAATGTACCCGGGGGCAGGTGGACGAACCCCTGGCCATTGAATACCTGAAACGCTTTGTAGCCGATCTGGACCTGAATGCGGCCGACCGCTACGTCCCTTCCATCGCCGAACCAAGGGATGAAAAAGTGGCGGTAATCGGTGGAGGCCCTTCCGGATTAACGACCGCTTATTATCTGGCCCAAAAAGGCTATCCGGTGACCCTCTTCGAAAAGCTGCCCGTTTTAGGGGGAATGATGGCCGTCGGCATACCGGCCTACCGTCTGCCCCGGGAAACCTTGCAGGCCGAGATCCAGGTCATCAAAGACCTGGGGGTGGAGATGCAGACCGGGATGGCCTTCGGCCGGGATTTTACCCTGGATGCGTTGAAAAACCAGGGGTTCCAGGCCGTCTATCTGGCCCTCGGCTTACACAAGAGCCGCGGCCTGGGAGTCCCCGGAGAAGACCTTCCCCAAGTCCTGGAAGGGGTGAATTTCCTCCGTTCAGCGGCCCTTGGAGAAGATATTAAGGTCGGGAAAAGGACCCTGGTTATCGGTGGGGGCAATGTGGCCATTGATGTGGCCCTGACCGCCCTCAGGCAGGGGGCTGAAGAAGTCCGGCTGGTCTGTCTGGAACAAAGGCAGGAAATGCCGGCCTGGGATTATGAAGTCGAGGAGGCCCTGTCCGAAGGCGTCATCATCGAAAACGGCTGGGGTCCTTTGCAGTTTACCGAAAAAGGCGGGATTCTATCGGCTGTTTCCTTTAAAAAATGTGTGGCTGTTTTTGACGACCAGAAACGGTTCAACCCCAGTTATGATGAAAAGACTACTTCTTCCTGGGAAGTGGATACGGCTATTGTGGCCATCGGTCAGCAGGCCGACCTGGAAGGGGTTTCCGATCAAGGATTGAAGTTCACCCCCAGAGGGGCCATTGAAGTCGATCCATTGACCTTGGAAACCAGTCTCCCCGGAGTTTTTGCCGGCGGTGATTTTTTCTACGGGCCGAAATCGGTAGTCGAAGCCGTGGCCTGTGGTAAGGAGGCGGCTGAGAGCATCCATCGCTTTATAAACCAGTTGGATCTTAAGGTCGATCGGGAAAAGGATTGGTCTTTTGTCAAACCGGAGACCGAAGGAGAAGTCCTTAAACCCCGTCAGGCCATGCCGACCAAGGATCTCTCCGAACGCCGGGGGACCTACCAGGAGATCGCCCTGGGTTTTACCGAGGAGCGGGCCAGGAGAGAAGCCGAAAGATGCCTTAAATGCGGAATCTGTTCCGAATGTTACCAATGTGTTGACGCCTGTCTGGCCAAGGCCATCGATCACGAAATGAAGCCCATTGAGCGGACTGTCGAAGTCGGTTCCGTGGTCATGGCCCCAGGGTTCCAGCCCTTCGATCCTTCCCTCTATGAACCCTATGGCTATGCCCATTTCCCCAATGTGGTGACCAGCATGGAATTTGAGCGGATCTTGTCGGCCTCCGGACCTTTTGAAGGTCACCTGGTTCGTCCTTCGGACCACAAGGAACCGCAAAAGATCGCCTGGCTGCAGTGTGTCGGTTCCAGAGATATCAATCACTGCGACCATGGCTATTGTTCGGCGGTCTGCTGTATGTACGCCATCAAAGAAGCGGTTATTGCTAAGGAACACAGCCCTCACCCCCTGGATACGGCTATCTTTTTCATGGATATGCGGACCCATGGGAAGGAATTTGAAAAATATTACAACCGGGCCCAGGAGGAACGGGGAGTACGTTTCATCCGCTCCCGGATCCATTCCATAGATCCGATACCGGAGAACAACAATCTCCTCCTTCAGTATGTGACGGAAACCGGGGAAGTCTTGAATGAAGAATTCGATATGGTGGTCCTTTCCGTAGGGTTGGAGACCTCGCCGGAGGCCATCGCCCTGGCCGAAAAATTAGGGGTCCCTCTGGATCATAATCGATTCGCCAAAGTAAGCAGTTTCGCACCGGTGACCACCGAAACGCCGGGAATTTATGCCTGCGGGGCCTTTGACGGTCCCAAGGATATCCCTCAGGCGGTTATGGAGGCCTCGGCAGCGGCCTGTGCGGCTACTGAATCCCTGGCCGAGGCCAGGGGACAATTAGTCCGTCATCAGGAACTTCCTCCGGAGATCGATGTCCTCGGGCAGGATGTCCGGGTAGGGGTCTTTGTCTGTAACTGCGGCATCAATATCGGGGGAGTGGCCGACGTCCCGGCAGTCCGGGAATATGCCAAATCCCTGCCCCATGTGGTCCACGTGGAAGACAACCTCTTTACCTGTTCCCAGGATACCCAGGAAAAGATGAAAACAGTCATACAGGAAAAGGGGATTAACCGGGTGGTGGTAGCCTCCTGCTCCCCCAGGACCCACGAACCCTTATTCCAGCAGACCATCCGGGAGGCCGGCCTGAATCAGTACCTTTTTGATATGGCCAATATCCGCGACCAGGATACCTGGGTCCATCAGGGCAATCCCGAAGCGGCCACTGCCAAGGCCAAGGATCTGGTGCGCATGGCCGTGGCCCGGGTCTCTCTGCTGGAACCCCTGCACAAGATCTCTTTTGGCTTGACCAAATCGATCCTGGTGATTGGAGGCGGAGTGGCCGGTTTGACGGCTGCTTTCAATCTGGCCCAGCAGGGGTATCCCGTTCATCTGGTGGAAAGAAGCGATACCCTGGGCGGAACGGCCCTCAAGCTTCGGCATACCTGGAGAGGAGAGGATATCCAGGGTTATGTTAAAACTCTGGTTGCATCGGTCAAAGATCATCCCCGGATCGAGGTGCATTACAACACCGAAGTGGCCCGGTCCTCGGGATTTATTGGAAATTATACCACCATTCTGAGCCAGGGCGGACAAACCCAGGAAATCCTTCATGGGGCCGTCATCCTGGCCACCGGCGGTCAGGAATGGAAACCGGATGTTTATGCCTATGGACAGGATTCCAGGATCATGACCGCTCTGGAATTGGACCAGGCCATTATGGCCCGGGAGGAAAAAATATCCAAAGCCCAATCGGCGGTATTTATCCAGTGTGTCGGCTCCAGGGAACCGGAGCGGCCTTATTGCAGCCGGCTTTGTTGCACCCACAGTGTAGAAAGCGCCCTGACCTTGAAAAAAATCAATCCCGAAATGGATATTGTGATTCTGTACCGGGATATGAGGACCTTTGGGGTCCGGGAAGACCTCTACCGGGAAGCCAGAAACCAGGGCATCCTGTTTATCCGTTTTGACCTGGAAAGCAAACCCGAGGTCCGGGTAGAAGACGGCCAGATGACCGTTACCGTAATGGATCACGTCTTGGGCCGGCTGCTTACCCTGACGCCGGATCTGGTGACCCTGGCCTCGGCTGTAATCCCCAATCCGGTAAAGGAGTTGACCGAAATCTTTAAGGTCTCCTTGAATAATGAAGGCTTCCTTTTGGAAGCCCACATGAAACTGCGGCCGGTGGATTTTGCTACGGACGGGATTTATCTCTGCGGTCTGGCTCATTATCCCAAACCCATCGATGAAAGTATCGCCCAGGCCCAGGCCGCGGCCGGCCGGGCCTTGACCCTTATGGCCAAAGAGACCATCAAGGTCGGCGGGGTGGTGGCTGTGGTTCAGGAAGATCTTTGCGCCGTCTGTCTG